Below is a genomic region from candidate division KSB1 bacterium.
GGGGGTAGAGCAACCGGGCACACCGCCTGGAGCCTTGCCTTTCCGCAAATGGGGTGAAAGGCTTTCCGTCGCCCTGCCTGGCGGCTCGTCTGCGGGTCAGGAGGTGGCTGTCCGTGTCCGCTTTCGCTACGTGTCCGGAGGGGAAGCGGATCCGGCCGTGCTTTTCCAGAAAACGGAAGACGGTCGGCCATGGGTGAACACATCTTGCCAGCTTTCCGGCGCTCACCAGTGGTGGCCGTGCAAAGCTTCGTTCTACCATCCGGAGGACAAGCCGGACTCCGTCTGGATCGACCTCACGTTCCCGGACACCCTTTACGGCGTGGCCAATGGTCGCTTTCTGGGCGAGGACCGGAGGGAGGGCTGGCGAACCACCCGATGGCTGATGGTCCACCCGCGCCTCACCTACCTCGTCGCGATGTACGTGGGTCCGTACGCCCTCCTAACGCAGCCGTACGAGGCCCATGGAGAGCGCCGGCAGCTCCAGTATTTTGTGCTCCGTCGCGACACGGCAAGAGCGCGCGCCGAGTTCTTTCCCCGGATACCGGAGCTTCTGCGCTGCTACGAGCGCTGGTTCGGGCCCTTTCCCTTTTGGGAAGAGAAGTTCGCTCTGGTGCAATCCAACATCCCGGGCATGGAGCATTCCACGGCCGTGGCGGTGGGCCCCATCTTCCCCTATACCCTGCGGCCAGGCGAGCCAAATCCCCTGGCGTCGTACGAGGAGTACTTCAATTACATGGCGGTTCACGAGCTGGCGCACGAGTGGTGGGGAAACGCCGTCTCTGCGGTGAGCTGGGGCGATTTCTGGCTCCACGAAGCCTTCGCCACGTATGCGGAGGCCCTTTGGGTCGAGCAGCTCTACGGGCCAGAGGTACTTCATCAGTACATGGCCAAGCTCTCGTTCCGGATCGACTCCCTGGCCACCGTATACCGACCCAGACATGCGACAGCCCGCGAGGCCTACCACCTCAACATCTACTACAAGGGCGCGTGGGTCCTGCACATGCTTCGCTATGTGATGGGGGACAGCGCCTTTTTCAAGGCTTTGCGGGACTTTCAGCTTTCCCATCGATACGGACAGGCAGCCACTTCCGACTTCCAGAAGCTCTGCGAACGGATCTACGGTGACGACCTCTCCTGGTTCTTTTTGGAATGGCTCTATCGACCGGGATGGCCGAAGATCCAGGTTCAGTGCACCCCGAGGGGACGCCAGCTCGACGTGAAGATCTGCGACACGTGCTTTGTTCGCAACGCCTTCCGGATGCCGGTGGACCTTTTCGTGGAGACGGAACGCGGCGCTTATCGCCGCCGCGTTTGGGCCACACCGGGTTGCCACTCCTTCGCATTGGAATTCCCCGAGGCCGTGCGGCGGGCTGAGCCCATCGGACTGCGCTGGATTCTGGACGGTCCTAAGCGGGGGAAGCTGTGGTACTTTACCGATCTCGACTTCATCAAGGGGGATTTCGTGCAGGGTCTGGAATTCACCGAGGACCGGAAGCTGTACGTGGGATCTGACTCGGCCTCCTGGATCTCGCCCGTACGCTTCCTCTTCCCAGGCGCAAAGTGGCTCCGTCTCTACGTAGATGCGGGGCATGAGCCGCGCCACGCGGCCATCCGCCTGAAAGTGAGGGAACCACGACTCGTCGGGGGCGGAACGTGGCTCGATCTTGCACCCGACGGCTCCTTCCCTCCCGAACTGAGGGAAGCCAGAAGAATCCAGTATCGCCTCGAATTCGGAGCCCTCAAAGGCGAAGAAGTGCGAATCCCGAAGGTAGTGCTCGAATACCAGTAAAGCGTTAGCCGCGCGGCTTCCACTCGACAAGGACCCGTCCACCATGGCGGAGAAGGCCGATGAGCATCGCTACGGTTGACCTTGCGGTCATTGGCGGCTACCTGATTGCGGTCACCATACTCGGGTTCTGGTTTGGGTCGCGGATGCGGAGCTCCCACGATTACTTTCTGGGCGGTCGCCGCTTGCCGTGGTGGGCGGTGAGCCTGTCGATTGTGGCCACGGAGACCAGCACTCTGACCTTTATCGGCGTCCCTGCCCTGGCGTACGCCTCGAACATGGCATTTCTCCAGCTCACGCTTGGCTATTTTCTCGCCCGCGTAGTGGTCAGCCTTTTGTTCCTTCCCGCCTACTACCGGGGCGATCTCTACACCGCTTACCAGTTTCTGGAGCAGCGTTTGGGTCGACGGGCACATCGCTTCGCCTCGCTGGTTTTCGTGGTCACTCGCGTACTGGCCGACGGTGTCCGGCTTTTCGCTACGGCCATT
It encodes:
- a CDS encoding M1 family metallopeptidase yields the protein MGRSSPRLSRTAPLVWLLLLAAVAARGQRMLARDPRELYDVLSYHLAFTVHPDSQRVDGVSEIRVRFLSAGSDSLVLDAGPRLEILGVEQPGTPPGALPFRKWGERLSVALPGGSSAGQEVAVRVRFRYVSGGEADPAVLFQKTEDGRPWVNTSCQLSGAHQWWPCKASFYHPEDKPDSVWIDLTFPDTLYGVANGRFLGEDRREGWRTTRWLMVHPRLTYLVAMYVGPYALLTQPYEAHGERRQLQYFVLRRDTARARAEFFPRIPELLRCYERWFGPFPFWEEKFALVQSNIPGMEHSTAVAVGPIFPYTLRPGEPNPLASYEEYFNYMAVHELAHEWWGNAVSAVSWGDFWLHEAFATYAEALWVEQLYGPEVLHQYMAKLSFRIDSLATVYRPRHATAREAYHLNIYYKGAWVLHMLRYVMGDSAFFKALRDFQLSHRYGQAATSDFQKLCERIYGDDLSWFFLEWLYRPGWPKIQVQCTPRGRQLDVKICDTCFVRNAFRMPVDLFVETERGAYRRRVWATPGCHSFALEFPEAVRRAEPIGLRWILDGPKRGKLWYFTDLDFIKGDFVQGLEFTEDRKLYVGSDSASWISPVRFLFPGAKWLRLYVDAGHEPRHAAIRLKVREPRLVGGGTWLDLAPDGSFPPELREARRIQYRLEFGALKGEEVRIPKVVLEYQ